A genomic region of Gossypium hirsutum isolate 1008001.06 chromosome D01, Gossypium_hirsutum_v2.1, whole genome shotgun sequence contains the following coding sequences:
- the LOC107945916 gene encoding lignin-forming anionic peroxidase, whose amino-acid sequence MVTAAIFRAAATVMLLVLSFSACQAQLSSTFYGDTCPNALGTIRTSIRSAIARERRMAASLIRLHFHDCFVQGCDASILLDNSPSITSEKFVTQNNNSVRGFEVIDEAKSAVENVCPGVVSCADILAVAARDASEYVGGPSWTVKLGRKDSTTASASLASRDLPRFADGLQRLIDLFESKGLSERDMVALSGSHTIGQAQCVTFRDRIYSNGSDIDAGFASTRRRNCPATFPNGNGNLAPLDLVTPNSFDNNYFRNLLQKKGLLQSDQVLFSGGSTDSIVNDYSRNPSTFRSDFASAMIKMGDIEPLTGSAGIIRRICSRVN is encoded by the exons ATGGTAACAGCTGCAATATTTAGAGCTGCTGCTACGGTGATGCTGCTGGTTTTGAGCTTCAGCGCATGCCAAGCACAGCTTTCTTCTACGTTTTATGGTGACACATGCCCCAATGCACTCGGTACCATTCGCACATCCATCAGATCCGCCATTGCAAGAGAACGTAGGATGGCTGCATCTCTTATTCGGCTTCATTTCCATGATTGCTTTGTTCAG GGTTGTGATGCTTCAATCTTACTGGACAATTCCCCTTCCATCACAAGCGAGAAGTTCGTAACTCAAAATAATAACTCTGTAAGAGGCTTTGAAGTTATAGATGAGGCTAAATCTGCAGTTGAAAACGTATGCCCTGGGGTTGTATCTTGTGCCGACATCCTTGCCGTCGCTGCCAGGGATGCCTCTGAATAC GTAGGTGGTCCATCGTGGACAGTGAAGCTTGGAAGAAAAGATTCAACCACTGCAAGCGCCAGCCTAGCTAGCAGAGATCTTCCTCGTTTCGCAGATGGTCTTCAAAGGCTTATCGATCTCTTTGAAAGCAAGGGCCTTAGTGAAAGAGACATGGTTGCTTTGTCAG GTTCTCACACCATTGGACAGGCGCAATGCGTGACATTCAGGGATAGGATATACAGTAATGGAAGTGACATTGACGCTGGGTTTGCCAGCACTCGCAGACGCAATTGTCCAGCTACTTTCCCCAACGGAAATGGAAATTTGGCACCACTTGATTTGGTCACACCAAATTCCTTTGACAACAACTACTTCAGGAATCTACTGCAAAAGAAGGGTCTTCTCCAGTCGGATCAAGTGCTGTTCAGCGGTGGATCCACAGATAGCATAGTCAACGACTACAGCAGGAACCCTTCAACTTTCAGATCCGATTTCGCTTCCGCCATGATCAAGATGGGAGATATCGAGCCTCTAACAGGTTCTGCAGGGATCATAAGGAGGATTTGCAGCCGTGTTAACTAG